Proteins encoded in a region of the Epinephelus lanceolatus isolate andai-2023 chromosome 20, ASM4190304v1, whole genome shotgun sequence genome:
- the pkia gene encoding cAMP-dependent protein kinase inhibitor alpha codes for MTDVEATYEDFIASRRSGRRNAIHDIPAGAGVEGPADLSQSLAQLNINKSGDEGENTDKSQDCPAKEEETQAEGS; via the exons ATGACGGATGTGGAGGCGACCTATGAGGACTTCATCGCCTCTCGGCGGTCCGGCCGCAGGAACGCCATCCACGATATCCCAGCAGGCGCTGGGGTGGAAGGACCCGCTGACCTGTCGCAGAGTCTGGCACAGCTCAACATCAACAAGTCAG GTGATGAGGGAGAAAACACCGACAAAAGCCAGGACTGTCCAGCTAAAGAAGAAGAGACTCAAGCTGAGGGCAGCTAA
- the bco1 gene encoding LOW QUALITY PROTEIN: beta,beta-carotene 15,15'-dioxygenase (The sequence of the model RefSeq protein was modified relative to this genomic sequence to represent the inferred CDS: inserted 1 base in 1 codon), translated as MTPEFSKNAVESPEPCKADVKGNIPGWLQGTLLRNGPGIFSVGDTSYDHWFDGMALMNSFAFKDGEMTYRSRFLKSDTYKSNMAANRIVVSEMGTMAYPDPRKNFIVKAITFLNHTVPDFTDNGASNFIKYGNDYYATSETNYIRKIDPVTLETQDKVDYMKYLPVNLASXHPHYDKEGNAYNIGTSVAEKGKTKYILFKVPVVPEKDKGKNAPALKNVEVICTLPCRSLLTPSYYHSFGITDNYLIFIEQPLKLDILKMATAYMRGVNWASCLKYSPEEDCLIHLIDRKTGKEVETKYFTESMIVYHHVNAFEDDGHVIFDVIAYKDNSLYDMFYFSKLKEKAGSHDESYSKPSYKRFALPVQPDKGVAVGENLVKLKYTTASAVKEKEGKLVCQAEVLYEGLDLPRINYDVNGKRHRFIYCSCVENSALAKEIAKFDTETKERICWSEDNCWPSEPVFVPRPNGESEDDGVVLSAINNCNPGQSSFMLILDGRTFKEVARAYVKAELPQSMHGFFIPQGN; from the exons ATGACACCAGAGTTTTCCAAGAACGCAGTGGAGAGCCCGGAGCCATGCAAGGCAGATGTAAAAG GGAATATTCCCGGCTGGCTGCAAGGCACGCTCCTGCGCAACGGCCCCGGCATCTTCTCCGTGGGTGACACCAGCTACGACCACTGGTTTGATGGGATGGCCCTCATGAACAGCTTCGCCTTTAAAGATG GTGAAATGACCTACAGAAGCAGATTCCTCAAGAGTGACACCTACAAGTCTAACATGGCTGCAAACAGGATAGTTGTATCTGAAATGGGCACAATGGCCTACCCAGACCCCAGAAAGAACTTTATTGTCAA GGCGATCACCTTTCTCAACCACACAGTGCCCGACTTCACTGACAACGGTGCAAGCAATTTTATTAAATACGGAAACGACTATTACGCCACCTCTGAAACCAACTACATCCGCAAGATTGATCCAGTGACGCTGGAAACGCAGGATAAG GTGGACTACATGAAGTACCTGCCGGTGAACTTGGCTT TCCATCCGCACTACGACAAAGAGGGCAACGCCTACAACATCGGAACTTCAGTAGCGGAGAAGGGCAAGACTAAATACATACTGTTCAAAGTCCCTGTTGTTCCAGAGAAAG ACAAAGGCAAGAACGCCCCCGCGCTGAAGAATGTGGAGGTGATCTGCACGCTTCCCTGCCGATCCCTACTCACACCCAGCTACTACCACAGCTTCGGCATCACGGACAACTATCTCATCTTCATCGAGCAGCCTTTAAAACTGGACATCCTCAAGATGGCCACTGCGTACATGAGGGGAGTCAACTGGGCGAGCTGCCTGAAGTACAGCCCTGAGGAAGAT TGTCTGATCCACCTGATAGACAGAAAGACCGGCAAAGAAGTCGAGACAAAGTACTTCACCGAATCAATGATCGTCTACCATCATGTGAACGCTTTTGAGGACGACGGTCATGTGATCTTCGATGTCATCGCCTACAAAGACAACAGCCTTTATGACATGTTCTACTTTAGCAAACTGAAGGAAAAGGCCGGGTCTCACGATGAAAGCTACTCCAAGCCAAGCTACAAACGATTTGCACTTCCGGTCCAGCCGGACAAG GGCGTGGCGGTCGGAGAGAACCTGGTGAAACTCAAATACACAACAGCCAGTGCTGTAAAGGAGAAAGAAGGCAAACTAGTGTGCCAGGCAGAGGTGCTCTATGAAG GTCTCGACCTACCCAGGATAAATTATGATGTCAACGGCAAGAGACACCGGTTCATCTACTGCAGCTGCGTGGAGAACTCTGCACTGGCTAAAGAG ATTGCAAAGTTTGACACAGAAACCAAGGAAAGGATTTGCTGGAGTGAGGACAACTGCTGGCCGTCAGAGCCTGTCTTCGTCCCCAGACCTAATGGAGAGTCGGAGGATGATG GTGTGGTCTTATCGGCAATTAACAACTGCAACCCAGGCCAGTCGAGCTTCATGCTGATTCTGGATGGCAGAACATTCAAAGAGGTCGCTCGGGCATATGTGAAGGCTGAGCTCCCCCAGTCTATGCATGGGTTTTTTATCCCACAAGGAAATTAG